From Brassica oleracea var. oleracea cultivar TO1000 chromosome C3, BOL, whole genome shotgun sequence, a single genomic window includes:
- the LOC106333945 gene encoding uncharacterized protein LOC106333945: MEGKIEIIFSMVLVIATILMRPGLAEVQTTPRFPSIPGSPIDITKCWSSLTSIQGCVMEIYKSVVTGKFENVGPACCKAFTDVDAKCWPTMFPLNPLFPPLIKDGCSRISGATPSHTTLKFPVFPGSPVDLTKCLSSLVSVQGCVTEIHKSLLTGKFDNVGAMCCKAFLAIDAKCWPQMFPLNPFFPPLLKDGCSRIAVAPTHK, translated from the coding sequence ATGGAAGGTAAGATTGAAATTATCTTTTCCATGGTTCTAGTCATTGCCACTATTCTTATGAGGCCGGGGCTAGCCGAAGTCCAAACCACACCTCGATTTCCTTCCATTCCTGGTTCTCCCATCGATATCACAAAGTGTTGGTCATCACTTACCAGCATTCAAGGTTGCGTAATGGAAATCTACAAATCTGTTGTAACGGGTAAGTTTGAAAACGTTGGACCAGCTTGCTGCAAGGCTTTTACGGATGTTGATGCAAAATGTTGGCCAACAATGTTTCCTCTGAACCCATTGTTCCCTCCTCTTATCAAGGATGGTTGTTCACGCATCAGCGGAGCTACACCATCACACACAACACTCAAGTTTCCTGTGTTTCCTGGTTCTCCGGTCGATCTCACAAAATGTTTGTCATCACTCGTCAGCGTTCAAGGTTGCGTAACTGAAATCCACAAATCGCTTCTCACAGGGAAGTTTGATAATGTTGGAGCTATGTGTTGCAAGGCGTTTTTGGCTATAGATGCCAAATGTTGGCCACAAATGTTTCCGCTAAATCCGTTCTTCCCTCCTCTTCTCAAAGATGGATGTTCTCGCATTGCAGTCGCTCCCACACACAAATGA
- the LOC106332909 gene encoding uncharacterized protein LOC106332909: MKGSSQGNDVAFRFGAGLLKQIRFGSDLRRKRKKKMGYVLRVRMASFFAGAATASFIGLYVLYKDYKVANESISHQAKAYHDSLDRRISALESLRQTEAPQLPETTTD, from the exons ATGAAGGGATCATCTCAGGGAAACGACGTCGCTTTCAGATTCGGGGCTGGTCTCCTTAAGCAAATTCGATTTGGGAGCGATTTGAGAAGGAAGAGGAAGAAGAAGATGGGGTACGTGTTGAGGGTGAGAATGGCATCTTTCTTCGCCGGAGCTGCGACTGCGTCTTTCATAGGCCTCTATGTTCTCTATAAGGATTACAAAGTCGCTAACGAATCCATTTCTCACCAG GCAAAGGCTTATCATGACTCTCTGGATAGAAGGATCTCTGCTCTTGAAAGTTTGAGACAAACTGAAGCTCCTCAGCTTCCCGAGACAACAACTGATTAG
- the LOC106336317 gene encoding restin homolog, translated as MENETRSGSLQNSSSSRKEWRAVSDSHNFGNATDYVNGREAAGGDLDYYSITMDDGEVLEQIRALSRQQGELQQQEVDLRARVLAMEIQRTFESRSAEYENAAARMQEQLRENDRSIREMERKLEEKERELHAVKLDNEAAWEKEGLLREQNKELATLRRERDHSEAEMSQSLHKISELQEHVQEKERQFAELQEQNRIAQETIMYKDEQLREAQGWIARAQEMDALQSSTNHSLQAELRERTEQYNQLWLGCQRQFAEMERLHLHTVQQLQHELANVKEGGCSKTNPNGASQIIQNSGNQIKNIQAGQMNPLHSFAMHQQELLQPRGPPPHVPESVLLQQKAVPASGEMPRQNYVHPSQVIHGLVSSDEKSEHQVPTNGQSLDQGYLDVQTSHGAQFGSTTPSSSVNEQVVESGNGSNASEINFQDISSQFRDALRLDSVVINQKPEEINGQVSPGEPNGVARETLVSSGKTERNLESALLDERSLLACIVRTIPAGGRIRISSTLPNRLGKMLAPLHWHDYRKKYGKLEDFVASHLELFMIEDDYIQVREGAQKMVAGSASAAAGKVAVSSSPSSMYVAMTPMAQSQGLKKNVQRGRQSSDYMAPQQRKL; from the exons ATGGAGAACGAGACTCGTAGCGGGTCTCTTCAGAACTCTTCCTCCTCTAGGAAAGAGTGGCGCGCCGTTTCCGATTCTCACAACTTCGGAAACGCCACTGATTACGTG AATGGTAGAGAGGCTGCTGGTGGTGATTTGGATTACTACTCAATCACGATGGATGATGGTGAAGTCTTGGAGCAGATTCGTGCCCTTTCTAGACAACAAGGGGAGCTTCAGCAGCAGGAGGTTGACCTCCGAGCTCGGGTGTTGGCTATGGAGATCCAGAGGACCTTTGAGTCTCGTTCTGCTGAGTATGAGAATGCTGCTGCTAGGATGCAG GAGCAACTTCGTGAGAATGATAGGTCTATTCGGGAGATGGAGAGGAAGCTAGAAGAGAAAGAAAGGGAGCTTCATGCTGTTAAGCTTGATAATGAAGCG GCCTGGGAGAAAGAGGGTCTGCTAAGAGAACAAAACAAAGAACTTGCTACTCTCAG AAGGGAGCGTGATCACTCTGAAGCTGAGATGTCCCAAAGTTTACACAAAATATCTGAACTTCAGGAGCATGTTCAAGAGAAAGAGAGACAGTTCGCTGAATTGCAGGAACAG AATAGGATTGCTCAAGAAACAATCATGTACAAGGATGAGCAACTGAGGGAAGCGCAAGGCTGGATTGCGCGTGCCCAAGAGATGGATGCTTTACAATCATCTACAAACCACTCTTTGCAGGCTGAGTTGCGAGAACGTACTGAGCAGTATAACCAGCTCTGGCTTGGTTGCCAAAGACAG TTTGCGGAGATGGAGAGATTGCATTTGCATACAGTGCAACAGCTTCAGCATGAGCTTGCCAATGTAAAGGAAGGAGGTTGCTCTAAAACAAACCCCAATGGTGCCTCCCAGATTATCCAGAACAGTGGGAACCAAATCAAG AACATTCAAGCGGGTCAGATGAACCCTCTGCATTCGTTTGCCATGCATCAACAAGAGCTTCTTCAACCTCGGGGACCTCCACCTCATGTTCCAGAATCAGTGTTACTGCAGCAAAAG GCTGTACCAGCTAGTGGAGAGATGCCTAGGCAGAATTATGTGCATCCATCTCAAGTTATACATGGCTTAGTAAGTTCTGATGAGAAGAGTGAACACCAAGTGCCTACCAATGGACAGTCCCTTGATCAAGGGTATCTCGATGTTCAAACTAGCCATGGAGCACAATTCGGATCAACCACACCATCATCCTCTGTTAATGAACAG GTGGTGGAATCTGGAAATGGATCCAATGCGTCAGAGATTAACTTTCAGGATATTTCTTCGCAGTTCCGTGATGCGCTAAGGCTAGATTCCGTTGTCATCAATCAGAAACCTGAG GAGATTAATGGTCAGGTTTCTCCTGGTGAGCCAAATGGTGTTGCGCGTGAAACTCTAGTCTCATCTGGTAAAACTGAGAGGAACTTGGAGAGTGCTCTTCTAGATGAAAGGTCGCTTTTGGCTTGCATCGTTCGCACTATACCAGCTGGTGGAAGAATCAGAATCAGTTCAACG CTTCCCAATCGTTTGGGCAAAATGCTAGCTCCTCTACACTGGCATGATTACAGGAAGAAGTACGGGAAGCTGGAAGATTTTGTTGCTAGCCATCTCGAG TTATTCATGATAGAGGACGACTACATTCAAGTGAGGGAAGGTGCGCAGAAAATGGTAGCAGGTTCAGCTTCAGCAGCAGCAGGCAAAGTCGCAGTTTCATCATCTCCAAGCTCCATGTATGTGGCTATGACTCCTATGGCTCAATCTCAGGGGTTAAAGAAGAATGTCCAAAGAGGAAGACAGAGCTCTGATTACATGGCGCCGCAACAGAGGAAGCTCTGA